The Musa acuminata AAA Group cultivar baxijiao chromosome BXJ3-6, Cavendish_Baxijiao_AAA, whole genome shotgun sequence region AACAAACAAACCACTATGCAAAACACaatttaaagcaaaaaaaatattaaaaagaaatatatatcagTAGCAAAATGATCCCTATTAATATGTCAGAAACATCAGAAAAGTGACTGGGGCAGTAGCAGACCATGCACCGGTATCAAACAGTCAACATACAAAAAAATAATCTATCCACAACGAGTTACAAACTAAATCAAGGAAGCAAATTAATAGAATGTCACACAATTTGGAAGGAGACGAATAAATGGTTAGAAGAAATAGTCAATttcaagggagagagagagagagagaaagagagagagagacaatacTTGACTTTTCTCTCTGATTCCGCCTCTGACTTCTACTGTACCAAAGCATGATAACTATACTTTAGAAGCCATGAAACTTACATTAGTGGAAACCGAAGTCACGCACATCTTTATCATACAACTACTGAAAGCAGCATAAGCAGAACAGGGCCATTGAGATCATGCATCCTCTCAGCAGAACTCTTCCTTGATATACAAAACTAAGAGCTGTGTCAGATTAAAGTAAAAACACAATGGCATAGCAGAATCAAACCATAATCTAGTATGCAATACCAATTTTTTTCTCCACGGCACAAACTACATTAATAATTTATGTATGTAACTCCCAGCTTGTCCATGGTACAATGTACAAACTATATTCGAGTTCATTCCAGCCCTTCAGTACAGCTATTATTGTTGCTCATAATATATCAGCTACATGCATGACACACGCCAAATGCAACTTAACTGTATCTAGGAGGTTATGATTAGTGGAGGATGATTTACAGTAGCAGTTAATGGACTAGAGGTGGTACTATGATGCAAATATTTAACATATGAATTACAAATAAAGTTCAACCTCATCAAGCACTGGGCATCAGCGTGTCACCTTCCAAGAACTCTTCTAGCTCAACCATGAAATCCCCATCTGCATTCTCCTCTGACTCATTGTCAATGCTTTCTTCCATTgcctgtaaaaaataaaaatatacaagtCCCAGTGTCAAAATTATATTAGGTGCTAGTGTGCAGTATACCAAACAAATAGTCAATTACATGATGATCATATTCATTTACAACGATTCATTAGGCTTTATCAGCTAGCCACACTCATACTAGTAATGATCTTACCATCACGGCCACCTAAACCAAGGCCCACATTTTTCCTGAAAGAGTCCAGGGATTAATGACGATCCAGAGGTTGCCATGTCTCAACCCTAATTCATGCATTTGAGCTCAGTCGACACCTTCAGGCAAGCCCATTTCAAGAATCAGTCCTACAGCATTTTATAGAACTACTAGGTCCAAGCCATCAGAAACCTGACTAGTCTAATTGCACTAGCCACAACTGGCTGAAGGGTCAAAATCCTAGTTTTTCGGTCGAAGCATGGTCCAGGCATGAGCCACCCCATTCCACTGGCATCCCAAAATCTAAGCAGAACAACTTTTGGACTAAATGTGGTAGTTTCCTAGCTTACATATCAAAATATCTCCCAAAGACATTAATTTTTACCAACCCTGTCCTATTTAGAAGCATAGTCTGAAGGGTGCAGAACTTGGAAAACTGGATTACATCATCCCAGTGATGCATGCAGGATGATAAATGATATCTATAGTTGCATAACCAACATGttcagagttgctatctcaaaaaaataaGGAAAGAACTAGAAGAATGTTAAGGATGGGGAAGACACTGCAATGATTTGAGCCAATTTTATTCTAGCCTCAGTAAGCTGAAGAACACAGCATGCCATTTGGAACAATGAATTACATCATCCCAGTGATGCATGCAGGATAGTATATGATATCTACAATTTGCATAAACCACATGTTCATGGTTACTATCTCAAAAGACACACTATGTTTTCATTCTGGACTCACTAATCTGAATAACACATTGTTAAGAGAACAATAAAGATTTTGCATAACAGTATGCCAAAATACAGACACACAGATGGAACAAGAACATCAGGTGAAACAGAATACAAAGTTGAAATGGAAGGATTTGATACCAGACATCAGCTCTAAGAGAACTTCAAACATCTCATATGTGCTATTTAAACCAAGCTCACAACTAAGCAATATAATATAGAGAATACGATAGAAGACAAAACTTTGAGGGAACTACAGAATCATAGTTCCCAATATGACGAAAGATGAGACACTATGGCTTGTTAGTTTAAAATACCTACAAACTCTTAAGACCTACTAGATCAAAAATTTGGTCTGTTGGTATGCCATGGAAGTAGAACAAAtccaagtaaaagaaaaaagagctaCCTTGGACTCCTGGAAGTCTGTAACAACAGCTAGAAGTCTTCGATACTGATCTCTAGCTTCTGGATATTGAACCATAGACTTCACCCTTGCAAGTGCCTTCTGCATTCTAGCTTCTGTCTGTCTTCTGCCTTCTTgcaagaaatcataatcatcttcCTTTTTAGGTTGACATTGCATGGTAGTGCCCTCCAAAAGACCTTCAGATCGAAAGCCACGTAAGCCACTTCCTTTACGCCTCCAACGCAATATAGCTTTCTCCACAATTCCTACTGACCACACAATTTTTCGATATCGTTTCCTCACTTGATGGCCACGTACATGAGCCTAGTCATCAGAAcaagaacataaataaataaataactaataGATGACAATAAGTACTTGTAACAAAAACAGATTAGCAGCTGAATGGGTACAGTGCTCGACTTTCATGCAAATTAAGTCAACATTTTTCTTTACTGAATTAATCATTAATGTTATAGAACCAATTGAagtaaaagaaaatcataatttaaagaaaaaaatacttgaaatggcAGGAAAAAACACAATATTTGACACTCAAAATTATCACCCCTTACACaacaaatttcaagtttcaacatTAGTCTCTATTGAGTTAATAGTCAAAATTATAAATCAAAACAAAAACCAAAGTCATAGTTTAAACAGAATATTTACGACCAATTTTACAAAGAATTGTTACTTGATAAATTCAGGTTATCTATTAACTTAGGAAAGTGTATCAGCATAAATAGCCTTCCTCATCAATAGATTCTCCTTGACTGAATGGGAAGCCAGTCAAACTGCTGCTCGGTCACTGAACCTTCCCATGTTTTACCTACTTTAGATTCATCTACTGATAGAAAAATTTGCAACTAGGCCTTAAATTTCTTTAGTTATGAAGAAAGTGACCTCTGCAACCAAATCTTGGCCATTTCGCCAAAATGAGACAACAAGAATTGGAGAGTAATGATGTATATTGGACTGTGGATGAGAAACCAGATTGTTTATCACTGTAATCTTCAAGGCTTTACTATATTCAGGAATTGGAATCTGATAAAAGTTACTTGGGGAACTAGACTAGTTAACAAACAAATGGACAACAAAAGAAAGCTGAGTCATCAAGAACATGGTTGTCATGCAAACATGATGGACATGCATGCAAGCATAatgagaataattttttttctggtAATGCAAGATAACTAACACAATGGTGATTGACTGATGCCCAGGGCTGATATCATATGACTTAATTACAGCTTAAAACCTGAATGACAATGATGGGTTTGTATCAGGATAATATGCAAACATGTTTATGTTCTACAGCTACACATAACTATGTGCATGTAACATGCTGAACATGTATCTGATGTGTTTGAGACCTCGTAGCTCTAGCATTAGAATGAAAAGCTGCATAACAGCAAAACAAAGTAAATGGAGTAAAAATACTATAGGCAACCAAGAACATGGGTGGACAACAAAAGTAGCAAAACGCATGGAAAATACACAAGCAAAGTGATCAATCAAGAACATCAGACCTGGATCTTGACTATCCGTTGCCTAATAATCAAAAACTCCTTTCTCCCTTTCCATCCTCTGAACTTGTTTTGTATACGAATGGCAGCAGCATGCAGAGGCGTATCATATTGTCCTGATTTATGTGACTTGATAGATATAAGTGAAAGTGCATGTTCATCTGATATTCCAGACTTGTCATCTCCATACTCAACAATCTTCTTTCTGTGGAATGACTGCACTCTAAAAACTTGGTAAATGCGAGCTGCAGCTTGAGAAGCATTCCGAACAGCACTTAATGTGTCCTTCAGTGAAAGTCCGGCCTGCATGTCTCCCTCAGCAACCTCAAGAGCACTCCGTTCTGCATCATCTTCAATACCCGTCAAGCTAGCAATTTCTGGTAGATCACTTTCTTTAGTGTCTATAGTGAGGGCCAAAAGATGGCTTGTCAAAGATGACTCTGCCAGGAAACCAGCAATGCCTTTGTGACCATTTGCTGATGCTAAATCTGCAGGTGTTCTTCCTGAAGGAAACTCAGGGGATGGGTCTGTCAATAAACCAGGTGCTGCACCCATTGCAATGAGGGTACCAACTGTCCACTCCCtgaaatagaaagagagagaaactCAAATTTAACTAATCAAGAACGTATATGAGCTCAAAATAAAATATCTGGTGTAATCACCTTCCACAAAATGCTGCCCAGTGAAGGGCTGTCCACCCATGTACATCTCTGAAATTAATATTAACACCAGCAGTCACTATTGGTTTTATGGCCCAATAGTAATCAAGAGCAGCTGATAAATGTATCACGCCCTGCCCCTCAGTATCCCACATGCTGGGGCCTTTACCATCTTCAGCCACTTTGTGTAGAAGCCAAGTAACCAACTTCTCTCGTAATAGTGCTTCAAGCAACTGATCCTTTACATAGTCAGCAGTGCATCCTTCTCTTTCAGCTAGCTTAAGCAGAGAAGAACACTCATCAGCAGCATCCATCATAATTGAACTAATTTTACTTCTCACATGAGCTTTCTTCCTAAATATCTCTGGATCTATTTTTTGGTAGTCAATTGGACCCAAAGAAAGTAACTTATCAAGACGTATATGAAGTAGCATTTCATTTGTGTTATAAATGCAGGAACCTATATTTTCCACAGGATGAGCATTACTTCCACGAAATTCAAACTCCCTCACTTCACTGCAAGCCAATCTGTTGGAACAGGTGACGTAAAAAGGTACCCTTCCAGATTTATGTGGTGGAGCATGGCAGCGAAGAATTCCATCTCCTACAACCTCCGCTGGAACTTCAACTTCCCCAAACATGCATGACCATCTACATTTTCCAAGGTCTTCTTTCTTCTTTAAGAATGTCCCAGTAATTAAAACCTATAATATACATAAGAAAGAATGAGCAAGAGATGAAAAGATACACTACATCAATCTCAGACCATTTTAATCTCTAGTCTGACATATTTCAGAACCTACCTAGATCATTGAGAAAGGAAATAAACAAGATTCATCAATTTCGGAATCCCACTTACCTTAGTCTCCAAACCAGTATACGCCCAGTTTGGAGAGAAATCAATTATACTGAAAAGCTGGTCCTTTGAAAGCGAGGGGCTCATTATATATGCATCTAAAtgttcatgatttgaaatgctagaGTCTTCAACAACATTATCACTTCCTACAGCACTCCAGTATACCCCAGAATTTGATTTCATATGTGAGTCATCAACTTCTCCAAGTTCTTTGCTCATCCACCTTGTGAAGCTATCATACTTCTTTAGGCCTTCACCTTCAATAATCGAAAGGTCCAATGATGGTTGTTTCACAATGGAAGGGCAATCGACACTTTCAGATACAGATGTCCCATTTTCCACATTAATATTTGACGTAACAGCTGACTCGGAGTCAGGATTAGAAAGCTGCAACAGAAAATGTTAAGAATGAGATTTACCATGCCAGATGAATCACCTATAGAAAGATGAACTTCTCAAAATTCATGCAAAGAAATCAAGCcaaaaaaattacattaagaaCCACAGGGGCAGCAGATTCACAAATATTAACATATTTTTCAGCCCTAGATGATCATTGGCTCAATCTAGATTGTTGTAAATAATGAGAGTTCTGAATAAAATTATTTCTGGCATATCAAAATTTTGACATCTTTTTATTGTTACTAGCAACATAATTACTGGCAACataaaaacaaatataaataaaaacataacttTAAACAAAATTATTCTCATGAATAATGCAGTTACTGGCAACATAATATTTGACATCttttttgttattgttattttattagaAGAAATAGAAAAATTACTGAGAGGAATTTTGAGCGGACACCTTATATCTGATCTGATGATGGTACCAATAAATAGACATCTGGTTAACAGGATTGCGTGCAAATCTTCAGAATTTATAATTGTAGGTAAACCCCTACCTCACTTTCTCCAACTCAGAAGTTATTCCAAAACCAAAAAAGGTTTGTGGTCAAGTAACCCAATTTCATAAAATGCaaaacatctaatgcagcaaagtGTTGAGGTTGCCCAAAATTATGTCTTCTGGAAGTTCCAAGCTACATGCTACAACCATTTAGAAACTGGAAATGACAAAATTAACTTAAACAATGATTAGGTTAGTAATGGGAAACAAACTTtcttaatttattaaaattattatagttaaggaaaaaTTTTCTTTTCGTGTGATAGGAAGATTTACAATGTCTAGTTAGATTTATGCAACGAAGCATCTAGACCTTTAAAGATCAAAATTTGCACATGATTACTCAACATAGATAAGCACAAGGTGGAAATAAATGCTGGTAGAAAAGAAATAGTACCTGCCATGCTGGCTTGTCTAACACACCAGAGCCATCTGGCCTGGTGCTGTGATTCCCATCATATAAATCTCCAAGTATCGAAGattcaagtttattattattttccaccACTGGAGGCTCTGTAAAACCAACAGATGATTGAAAAGATGGCATCTGAAATGAAGTTGCACAATGCTCCAGGACTTCATCCCATGATGTCAGATCATACTGTGTTTTGGACCCCCTAAATGATAACCCAAGACCTGTTTCATCAAATACTCTACTTATATCCTCTTGAGTAACtgaataaaaatctgattttgGTTCCGCATCATGTGTTCCCTGAAAACCACCTAGAAGGTTTTGAACAACTTCACTCGGTAGCTTTATTTAAGTAATCTAATTAACCAGACAAGATGAGAAGAGGTGAACTCACGGTTACTATCTATGGAAGGATCCGAAACATAAGGGTCCAAGAGCTGAACACTCATCATTTGTCCAGCATCATACTGCTGCATCCTAAGGAAAGGGTAGTATCTGGAACTTGTTGGATGATTATCTgctgcatcgaattttgctttaGATACACTGAAAGAGAACGTGCATGATTGGAATATGAATCAGTGGATCTATACTTGCGTAAGATgatgcatggcaggttattatcttGTGTAAACTATACCTGATTCAGCATCTTCATATTCTGATGTATGTGCACTGTTAGGGCTATCAACATCTGTTCCTTGGGATGGCAGCTGACTCTGACTTGTGATGGAATTAGAACAGACAGGACTATCCATATGGTTAACTCGGGGAACTTCTTCAACATCTCTAGTACGGCTGTAACTCGGTTTATGACCCTGGAGTatattttgagatgagataataaaTTCATAACATGTGCAGATTTAAATGCAGCAACCTCTGCACAGGTTCATATTCCAAGTATATTCCATCATTGAGCATTGTAAATTCAAGCTTCAAGGTTTTAATACGTATAAGCAAAATTCATCATAATTGAAGGATAATACAGCAATTGAATGGTATTTCTTTGGTAGACAAAGAGTCATGATGGCTAGATTAGGGAAAAGTTGTAAGCTATTTTCAAATCATCAACAATCCAAGTGACTACAACAATAAACTTCCTTTTCATTAAAAGCTTATTAAAGATCGATTTTCattaacaaaagaaaacaaaacctcTTGATTATAATCAACCACATTTGAAATCAATTATGAGCAAGGTTCACAGTTTCAGATACTGGACCTGTACCTGTCCATGGACAGACAGGTACGACAGTCTGTTTCAGGCTTTCAGCATACCATGAATGTAACATTAATGTACCGCGAACTGTTAAAGGGTGGGGAGGACGAAGGAAGACGAAGCAGAAAgccaaaaaagaaggaaaaataggtggaggaagaaggaaaaagaggagGATGCATACTGGAGTTGGCGACGGGCAAGCAGCAAGCAGTGGCCATGCAAAACCATCACGAGTGAAGAGGAGTCGCACACCTTACCGTAGTTTTCTAAAAGTTTTAGAAaaaagtatttatatatataccggATCAAACCACCCGGTTTTGGGCTGATCTGCATACTGGCTGGTGGCCGGACCAGTAAGTACTAAGTACTGGCCAGACCATGCCGGACTGGTCAAAATTTCACCAACGATCTTGTATTTAAAAAGAAAGCATCATCCCAAAGATACTAAAGAAGTTAAAGGAAAAATACAGATGCAAATATACGACAAGAAAGGCAGTCTCATAATTCGGCAAGCTGCCTAGAAAATGACAAAAATTGTAGCCTCAGAAAGAAACCAAAGTTTAAATAATATTGGCTAAAATAAGGCCAGTCCAGATAAGCCAaggaataacatagtgcaaatctcTAAATAAAGATTAAAGATAAAATGATGGCGTGAAGGAAAATGTATGTCATGCTGCAAAATAACAACCAAACAATAAGGACCCACTATAAGAGGATATGCAAAAGTGTCATTAAGATTCCAGATAATACATACTTTTTTTCACAAATCACCTAATAGTTGTAATTCAGACAAACATAAATTGTTTTGTTGGGCATATATActtgcaaggttcgcaataccgtaccgtaccggtatttcgacctgggctcggtactggtatgatacggtatatcgagcggtacatccaGTGTACCGAGTACAgtatactgctacagtgctacagtagtagtgctacagtactctcggACCGATAACAGTCGGTccacgtaccgacaacctgtcggaccggcacGTACCGCCCAAACCGGGCGGTAtggctcggtacggcagaccctgtatACTTGTACAAAAGTGTGAAACTAATTGTACTTAACACTCCCAAAATGTTTATTTGTATGAATGCCTTTGTAAACCCAAATATTGCACACATTCATCTGTGTACAGGAGTCAAATTAACCCTACTTAAACATTAGCCATCGTGATTCATTTTTCGCCCTTAGTATTTTTCATTAATATGCTTCACAAATGCCCCACTAAATATAAACATCAATTTACCACTTTAGTTATGTCATTTGATTGATGTAGAGCATTTTTGCCatcaaaatgtcctctatccacaAAGTTACCAGTAAACTAATTGGACTTACAAGAAAATCCATACAAATGAAAATTTTTAAAGAATAaatatgcaatttgacaaattgtaTATATATGAAAGAAACCTCAGAAAGCAATTGTAGAAACAAGAAAAGAAGCAGAAGCAAAATAGATCAAACTCATGAGATGTTTACTAAATGGCCTAGCAGTAACAACTGTAATTTTTACTGCAGTTACCCTCATTTGAAAGCATGGAAATGACTGTTGTGAAAATAGATACAGGATTTCGAAGTTTGGGAGGGAAAATAAGCCCACAATGGTCAATTTTCTATATTTTCTATTGACTCACAAGGATGGAATTTCCAATCCACCAAAATATGGTTTTCACCAAGTGACTCATAAACAAACACAATAAATACTTGTAACTTCATAGAACTTCAAGAAATGATTAAGTCAGGAACTAATTAACTAAAAATATTGATGAACATGCAAAATTGGTAGCAATCTAATCACTAACATAACAGAGATTGCACCAACATTCAGTTCTAATTGTAGGACACTTGCTCAGTCCATGTTCATTTTGTGAAGTTTACAACAGCAACAGTGCATGCAACAAACACTAGAAACATCTTGCATAGCAGGCTTCCACAGCTACAGAGTCTAATGAACTTGATTGAAGACATAATCACATTTCATGGACCGCCTTAGGAAGTGAATAGAAGATGTAGAAAGTAACAACCTAAATTGACAAACATATATACGTGTGTATTGTAATACGTATATATCATCCATGTAAAGTAATTAATACTTAAACACTGATAAAAAATACTAACAAACATTAAGGGATAACAAAAAATCTAAAAATGTCAAACAAATTAACGTGAGAAGATAAGTTAATTGCAACCTTGACTTCAAGATAGTGAACAAGAACAATGTGCATGAAGTCCCTGCATCAAAAGATATCAAAAGagtggtgttatcacaaaattcaAACTCAATAAGCAACCATGGGCTGCAAATGAGAGCATAAAGTTCATACTGTTGCTGAAAACATCCAAGAAGTATGAAAAGAATGCAGAAAGACACTTAGATAGCACAAATATAGATATAGataattatttgatatttatcaTCATAGGAAAACTTCTTTCCAATGAAAACCTGCAACTTTTGTTTAACTATGTTAAACTTCACGTTGTGATAAACTTTCCCCACAGATCTGCATTCTTCAATGGCATAACTCAGCTTTCTGGAGTACAGAAAACAACAAAGAAAAGCCTCCATTTATGATGTGGAGTaatgaattttaatttttttggtaaaAAGATCAGCATATTAATTTGCCTCCAACTAACCTCTATAGGAACTGACTGAAAAAGACCAGCATTTGGTTGacattaaagaaaaataaaaattatccaaTAATATTCTGAAACCTTCTCAACATAGAGAATTGGCTCAAAATCCAGTTGCATTTTTTATTCTTATGATGTGTATGTGAATGGAATGAAATTCTTCAGCCAAAATTTGGATTAGGATATTAGCACTAATTCTAGAGGGTTGTGTCAGGTTGACCACAAGTCATGGGATCCCAGTTAGCCTTATATTGTTGTCAGAGGTTAGCGTCTAGAATAAGCCCCAGACTGCATAGGCGATTCTTTCCTAGACTACTATATGTATTCATACACAACTAAGTAATTTGGAGTATATTAACAGATGAATGTAGAAAAATCATGATACAGATAATCCTTGCATGTTCTTATTGTTGAAGTCTATTTGCTTCACCAATCTGTAATGTTTTCAAGTGCCTTTAAATGTCAGTAACAAAAATGCAAGATCTAGAGTACATAAAAATGAAAAACTAAAAAGGAGACAGGAAATCACATGATGTTTATGTATATGCTGACTAAGATAATGATAACCGTATTTCTTTCTTTAAAATTGAACTGAGCAATCACTTCCATATTGCAAAGTTATCTGACATCTATGTAACCTTATTATTACCTACATGGCTGATCCACCGATTGACGGAAAAAATCTTGCTATGGTGACAGTGATGATATAAGCTGGATAAAATTTAACAacagaattcaaggttttatatgATTTTCACGTTTCAATCAAATAGGAAGAAAGAGAAGTctaacatatttttattattgttattattatcttgatgaacaatagaagGTCAACATGTTGACATCAGCCATAAGACCTAAACAATTAATAACTGATCTGTCTAGCATCATTGTGATTGTACTATTACTAATACTAGCAGTTACTGTATAGCTAACAGCTCTTGCAAGTATTTTCCTGAAATTTGATAGTTATGCACAGCTAACCAAGACATGACGAGCATCTTTTACAATTAAATGTTGGATTGCAGAAACAAAATCATTTAAGAAATAAGTAAAAGAgtagaaaattgaaaaaaaaaatttatccggAAGGGGAACTTGAGCTTCTAGTTCGAAGGTcatgaaaaaagaaaagacaacAAACTTGCTACAAAAGAGAAAAGTCACTTTGGCCCCTTGCAATGCTCAATGCCTCTTGAATCATTATGATACAATTTTCAAATTGAACACGTCATACTTGAGAATTTTGTGTAGCGAATTTCCTGCTGAACAAGTTTGATCGAAACTTCTAATAAACATAGTTTGGTATCATACATATTCACAATTGATATTAGTTGGAAAATCGTACTCCATACTCTGATGAAACTAGAAATTTGCTGACTTGGCTAACTCTAAAATGAACATTTGTCACCTCTTTCTACTGCATATTGGCTATAAGCATTAGACAAAGATCAACTAGTAGTGTTTCCTATATATTGTGATCACTTGCATTGTAAGCACTTGATTCTATGTTACATTTACACCAACAGGTAGGTAGACAAATGGTCAGTTTATTCCTCTGGTAGACAAATGGTCAGTTTATCACATAAAAAATGAAGAAATCCTCGAATTGAACACATTCAT contains the following coding sequences:
- the LOC135582862 gene encoding calmodulin-binding transcription activator 3-like isoform X2, yielding MAETRRFSLTPQLDIEQILLEAQHRWLRPAEICEILRNYQKFRIAPEPPNKPPSGSLFLFDRKVLRYFRKDGHNWRKKKDGKTVKEAHERLKAGSIDVLHCYYAHGEENENFQRRSYWMLEEDFMHIVLVHYLEVKGHKPSYSRTRDVEEVPRVNHMDSPVCSNSITSQSQLPSQGTDVDSPNSAHTSEYEDAESDNHPTSSRYYPFLRMQQYDAGQMMSVQLLDPYVSDPSIDSNRGFQGTHDAEPKSDFYSVTQEDISRVFDETGLGLSFRGSKTQYDLTSWDEVLEHCATSFQMPSFQSSVGFTEPPVVENNNKLESSILGDLYDGNHSTRPDGSGVLDKPAWQLSNPDSESAVTSNINVENGTSVSESVDCPSIVKQPSLDLSIIEGEGLKKYDSFTRWMSKELGEVDDSHMKSNSGVYWSAVGSDNVVEDSSISNHEHLDAYIMSPSLSKDQLFSIIDFSPNWAYTGLETKVLITGTFLKKKEDLGKCRWSCMFGEVEVPAEVVGDGILRCHAPPHKSGRVPFYVTCSNRLACSEVREFEFRGSNAHPVENIGSCIYNTNEMLLHIRLDKLLSLGPIDYQKIDPEIFRKKAHVRSKISSIMMDAADECSSLLKLAEREGCTADYVKDQLLEALLREKLVTWLLHKVAEDGKGPSMWDTEGQGVIHLSAALDYYWAIKPIVTAGVNINFRDVHGWTALHWAAFCGREWTVGTLIAMGAAPGLLTDPSPEFPSGRTPADLASANGHKGIAGFLAESSLTSHLLALTIDTKESDLPEIASLTGIEDDAERSALEVAEGDMQAGLSLKDTLSAVRNASQAAARIYQVFRVQSFHRKKIVEYGDDKSGISDEHALSLISIKSHKSGQYDTPLHAAAIRIQNKFRGWKGRKEFLIIRQRIVKIQAHVRGHQVRKRYRKIVWSVGIVEKAILRWRRKGSGLRGFRSEGLLEGTTMQCQPKKEDDYDFLQEGRRQTEARMQKALARVKSMVQYPEARDQYRRLLAVVTDFQESKAMEESIDNESEENADGDFMVELEEFLEGDTLMPSA
- the LOC135582862 gene encoding calmodulin-binding transcription activator 3-like isoform X1, whose product is MAETRRFSLTPQLDIEQILLEAQHRWLRPAEICEILRNYQKFRIAPEPPNKPPSGSLFLFDRKVLRYFRKDGHNWRKKKDGKTVKEAHERLKAGSIDVLHCYYAHGEENENFQRRSYWMLEEDFMHIVLVHYLEVKGHKPSYSRTRDVEEVPRVNHMDSPVCSNSITSQSQLPSQGTDVDSPNSAHTSEYEDAESADNHPTSSRYYPFLRMQQYDAGQMMSVQLLDPYVSDPSIDSNRGFQGTHDAEPKSDFYSVTQEDISRVFDETGLGLSFRGSKTQYDLTSWDEVLEHCATSFQMPSFQSSVGFTEPPVVENNNKLESSILGDLYDGNHSTRPDGSGVLDKPAWQLSNPDSESAVTSNINVENGTSVSESVDCPSIVKQPSLDLSIIEGEGLKKYDSFTRWMSKELGEVDDSHMKSNSGVYWSAVGSDNVVEDSSISNHEHLDAYIMSPSLSKDQLFSIIDFSPNWAYTGLETKVLITGTFLKKKEDLGKCRWSCMFGEVEVPAEVVGDGILRCHAPPHKSGRVPFYVTCSNRLACSEVREFEFRGSNAHPVENIGSCIYNTNEMLLHIRLDKLLSLGPIDYQKIDPEIFRKKAHVRSKISSIMMDAADECSSLLKLAEREGCTADYVKDQLLEALLREKLVTWLLHKVAEDGKGPSMWDTEGQGVIHLSAALDYYWAIKPIVTAGVNINFRDVHGWTALHWAAFCGREWTVGTLIAMGAAPGLLTDPSPEFPSGRTPADLASANGHKGIAGFLAESSLTSHLLALTIDTKESDLPEIASLTGIEDDAERSALEVAEGDMQAGLSLKDTLSAVRNASQAAARIYQVFRVQSFHRKKIVEYGDDKSGISDEHALSLISIKSHKSGQYDTPLHAAAIRIQNKFRGWKGRKEFLIIRQRIVKIQAHVRGHQVRKRYRKIVWSVGIVEKAILRWRRKGSGLRGFRSEGLLEGTTMQCQPKKEDDYDFLQEGRRQTEARMQKALARVKSMVQYPEARDQYRRLLAVVTDFQESKAMEESIDNESEENADGDFMVELEEFLEGDTLMPSA
- the LOC135582862 gene encoding calmodulin-binding transcription activator 3-like isoform X3, encoding MQQYDAGQMMSVQLLDPYVSDPSIDSNRGFQGTHDAEPKSDFYSVTQEDISRVFDETGLGLSFRGSKTQYDLTSWDEVLEHCATSFQMPSFQSSVGFTEPPVVENNNKLESSILGDLYDGNHSTRPDGSGVLDKPAWQLSNPDSESAVTSNINVENGTSVSESVDCPSIVKQPSLDLSIIEGEGLKKYDSFTRWMSKELGEVDDSHMKSNSGVYWSAVGSDNVVEDSSISNHEHLDAYIMSPSLSKDQLFSIIDFSPNWAYTGLETKVLITGTFLKKKEDLGKCRWSCMFGEVEVPAEVVGDGILRCHAPPHKSGRVPFYVTCSNRLACSEVREFEFRGSNAHPVENIGSCIYNTNEMLLHIRLDKLLSLGPIDYQKIDPEIFRKKAHVRSKISSIMMDAADECSSLLKLAEREGCTADYVKDQLLEALLREKLVTWLLHKVAEDGKGPSMWDTEGQGVIHLSAALDYYWAIKPIVTAGVNINFRDVHGWTALHWAAFCGREWTVGTLIAMGAAPGLLTDPSPEFPSGRTPADLASANGHKGIAGFLAESSLTSHLLALTIDTKESDLPEIASLTGIEDDAERSALEVAEGDMQAGLSLKDTLSAVRNASQAAARIYQVFRVQSFHRKKIVEYGDDKSGISDEHALSLISIKSHKSGQYDTPLHAAAIRIQNKFRGWKGRKEFLIIRQRIVKIQAHVRGHQVRKRYRKIVWSVGIVEKAILRWRRKGSGLRGFRSEGLLEGTTMQCQPKKEDDYDFLQEGRRQTEARMQKALARVKSMVQYPEARDQYRRLLAVVTDFQESKAMEESIDNESEENADGDFMVELEEFLEGDTLMPSA